Proteins from a genomic interval of Quercus robur chromosome 9, dhQueRobu3.1, whole genome shotgun sequence:
- the LOC126698406 gene encoding transcription factor bHLH74 produces MDGHENEDVGFQHGSEGILNCPSSRMSTNPLPEKVSGMSMSSVSMYKPSNGVDPFFGSGWDPLVSLNQSENFGGSSMVSHGEYPPYPVVMENQGISTASHLVQYPSSSSFAELVPKLPCFGSGSFSEMVNSFGLPECSQIANSGCPQNYASIKEVATGRTSTNGAESKDDHQVSGEGAIGSSPIAKRRKRVPDSNNLAFSPNQNGEGDVQKDLSGESSDGQKEPDEKKPKIEQNTGSNLRGKQTSKQAKDTSSGDATKDNYIHVRARRGQATNSHSLAERVRREKISERMRLLQELVPGCNKITGKAVMLDEIINYVQSLQQQVEFLSMKLATVNPELNIDIEQILSKDIIHSRGGTGAILGFGPGMSSSHPYPHGIYQGTLPSIPSTTPKYPSLSQNVLDNDFQSLFQMGFDSSSAIDNLGPNAGHLKPEN; encoded by the exons ATGGATGGTCATGAAAATGAAGATGTGGGGTTTCAACATGGAAGTGAAGGTATCCTAAATTGCCCATCTTCAAGGATGAGCACAAATCCACTGCCTGAAAAGGTTTCAGGAATGAGTATGAGCTCTGTCTCCATGTATAAACCTTCAAATGGAGTTGATCCTTTCTTTGGTTCTGGTTGGGATCCACTTGTTTCATTGAATCAAAGTGAGAATTTTGGAGGTTCTTCCATGGTCTCTCATGGTGAATATCCTCCTTACCCTGTTGTAATGGAAAATCAGGGAATTAGTACCGCCTCCCATCTGGTTCAGTACCCATCCAGTTCCAGCTTTGCTGAGCTAGTGCCAAAGCTTCCATGCTTTGGAAGTGGGAGCTTCTCAGAAATGGTTAATTCCTTTGGCCTTCCAGAATGTAGTCAGATTGCTAATTCTGGGTGTCCTCAGAATTATGCCTCAATCAAGGAAGTTGCCACTGGAAGGACTTCAACAAATGGTGCAGAGTCTAAGGATGATCACCAAGTTTCAGGAGAGGGTGCTATCGGATCTTCACCTATTgcaaagagaaggaagagagtgCCTGATTCCAACAATTTAGCATTCAGCCCAAATCAG AACGGTGAAGGGGATGTACAGAAGGATCTTTCTGGGGAGAGCTCTGATGGTCAAAAAGAACCAGATGAGAAGAAGccaaaaattgaacaaaacacGGGTTCAAATTTGCGTGGTAAACAAACAAGTAAGCAAGCTAAAGATACTTCCAGTGGGGATGCTACTAAAGACAATTACATTCATGTCAGAGCCCGAAGAGGACAGGCAACAAATAGTCATAGCCTTGCAGAAAGG GTGAGAAGAGAAAAGATTAGCGAGAGGATGAGATTGCTTCAAGAACTTGTTCCTGGATGCAATAAG ATTACTGGGAAAGCGGTAATGCTTGATGAGATTATTAACTATGTGCAGTCGCTGCAACAGCAAGTTGAG TTTTTGTCAATGAAACTAGCGACTGTCAATCCAGAACTGAACATTGATATAGAGCAGATTCTGTCAAAAGAT ATTATTCATTCACGGGGCGGCACAGGAGCTATTCTCGGGTTTGGTCCTGGAATGAGCTCCTCTCACCCTTACCCGCATGGGATTTACCAAGGGACCTTGCCAAGTATCCCCAGTACAACTCCAAAATATCCTTCATTGTCTCAG AATGTCTTAGACAATGATTTCCAAAGTCTTTTCCAAATGGGATTCGATTCTAGTTCAGCTATTGACAATTTGGGACCAAATG CAGGGCACTTGAAACCGGAGAATTAG
- the LOC126701265 gene encoding probable xyloglucan glycosyltransferase 12: MAPSFQWWAKESHRGTPVVVKMENPNWSMVELEGPTEDDFLITTDTPGSGRTRDKGHRGRKNAKQLTWVLMLKAHRAAGCLTSIASAMFGLAALIRRRLASGRTDSDEVENENEHEHENDDASVVEGMGREKENPAVKTRFYFCIKMFLWVSLILLGFEIAAYFKGWHFGAPKLLQFQLQSLWATPLGVKGVFDWIYSRWVLIRVEYLAPPLQFLANACIVLFLIQSIDRLVLCLGCFWIRFKKIQPVLKEDNLGDLESGEKGGYFPMVLVQIPMCNEKEVYQQSIAAVCNLEWPKSKILIQVLDDSDDPTTQSLIKEEVRKWQQEGANIVYRHRVIRDGYKAGNLKSAMNCSYVKDYEFVAMFDADFQPNPDFLKRTVPHFKGNEELGLVQARWSFVNKDENLLTRLQNINLAFHFEVEQQVNGVFINFFGFNGTAGVWRIKTLEDAGGWLERTTVEDMDIAVRAHLKGWKFIFLNDVECQCELPESYEAYRKQQHRWHSGPMQLFRLCLPDIIRAKISFWKKFNMIFLFFLLRKLILPFYSFTLFCIILPMTMFIPEAQLPAWVVCYIPATMSFLNILPAPKSFPFIVPYLLFENTMSVTKFNAMISGLFQLGSAYEWVVTKKSGRSSEGDLVSLVEKEQQQPKPHRGVSESNLEEMKEEIRQQEQKSSQKKKKKHNRIYTKELALAFLLLTASARSLLSAQGIHFYFLLFQGVSFLLVGLDLIGEQVE, translated from the exons atggcaCCGTCGTTTCAATGGTGGGCGAAAGAGAGCCACCGTGGCACGCCGGTGGTGGTGAAGATGGAGAATCCGAATTGGTCAATGGTGGAGCTGGAGGGTCCGACGGAGGACGATTTTCTCATTACAACCGACACGCCCGGGTCGGGTCGTACCAGAGACAAAGGCCACCGAGGACGCAAAAACGCCAAGCAGCTCACTTGGGTCCTAATGCTCAAAGCCCACCGTGCCGCCGGTTGCTTGACCTCCATCGCCTCCGCAATGTTCGGCCTCGCCGCCTTGATCCGCCGCCGTCTCGCCTCGGGCCGAACCGACTCCGACGAAGTCGAAAACGAGAACGAGCACGAGCACGAGAACGACGACGCTTCGGTGGTGGAGGGAATGGGGAGGGAGAAAGAGAACCCGGCGGTGAAAACCAGGTTCTACTTCTGTATCAAAATGTTCTTGTGGGTGTCTCTGATTTTACTCGGGTTCGAAATAGCGGCTTACTTCAAAGGCTGGCATTTCGGGGCTCCGAAATTGCTTCAGTTCCAGTTGCAGTCTTTGTGGGCAACGCCATTGGGTGTTAAGGGCGTGTTTGATTGGATTTATTCTCGGTGGGTTTTGATTCGTGTGGAATATCTCGCGCCCCCTCTTCAATTTCTCGCCAATGCTTGTATTGTGCTCTTCTTAATCCAAAGCATTGATAGGCTAGTTCTATGTTTGGGTTGTTTTTGGATCCGATTCAAGAAGATCCAACCCGTTTTGAAAGAAGACAACCTCGGAGATCTCGAATCCGGTGAGAAAGGTGGTTACTTTCCCATGGTACTTGTTCAGATCCCCATGTGCAATGAAAAAGAG GTTTATCAGCAATCAATTGCCGCAGTGTGTAATTTAGAGTGGCCGAAATCAAAGATTTTGATTCAGGTTCTTGATGATTCGGATGACCCAACAACGCAATCGTTGATCAAAGAGGAAGTGCGTAAATGGCAGCAAGAGGGTGCCAACATTGTGTACAGGCATCGTGTGATTAGAGATGGCTACAAGGCTGGTAATCTTAAGTCAGCTATGAATTGTAGCTATGTCAAAGACTATGAATTTGTTGCTATGTTCGATGCCGATTTTCAGCCCAACCCTGATTTCTTGAAACGAACTGTTCCTCATTTTAAG GGTAATGAGGAATTAGGATTGGTTCAGGCAAGGTGGTCTTTTGTGAACAAGGATGAAAACCTGTTAACAAGGTTGCAAAACATTAATTTGGCATTCCATTTTGAAGTAGAGCAGCAAGTAAATGGTGTTTTCATTAATTTCTTCGGGTTTAATGGGACGGCCGGTGTGTGGAGAATAAAGACCTTGGAGGATGCTGGTGGGTGGTTAGAGAGGACCACTGTGGAGGACATGGACATTGCTGTCCGTGCTCATCTTAAAGGATGGAAATTCATTTTCCTCAATGATGTCGAG TGCCAGTGTGAATTACCGGAGTCTTATGAAGCTTACAGGAAACAACAACATAGATGGCATTCTGGACCTATGCAGTTGTTTAGACTTTGTTTGCCTGATATTATCAGAGCCAAG ATAAGTTTTTGGAAGAAATTCAACAtgatctttctcttctttctccttAGAAAGTTGATACTGCCATTCTATTCATTTACCCTTTTCTGCATAATTCTCCCCATGACAATGTTCATACCGGAAGCCCAACTCCCTGCATGGGTTGTATGTTATATCCCGGCTACCATGTCTTTTCTTAATATCCTTCCAGCCCCAAAATCTTTCCCCTTTATAGTTCCTTATCTTCTTTTTGAGAACACCATGTCAGTGACCAAATTCAATGCCATGATTTCGGGCCTATTCCAGCTTGGAAGTGCTTATGAGTGGGTTGTTACTAAGAAATCTGGGCGTTCGTCTGAGGGTGATCTTGTCTCCTTGGTTGAGAAGGAGCAGCAGCAGCCAAAACCTCATAGGGGGGTCTCAGAATCCAATCTTGAGGAAATGAAGGAGGAAATTCGACAACAAGAGCAAAAGTCttctcagaagaagaagaagaagcataaCCGAATATATACAAAGGAGCTAGCATTGGCTTTCCTTCTTCTAACGGCTTCAGCAAGGAGTCTCCTTTCAGCTCAGGGAATCCATTTCTACTTCCTGCTGTTTCAGGGGGTATCATTTCTGCTGGTTGGTTTAGATTTGATTGGTGAACAAGTTGAGTGA